The bacterium region CGCCTCGGCGACGCGCAGCGCGGCCTCGGCGGCGGCCACCTCGGCCCGCGCGGTCGCGGCGGCCGTCTCGGCGGCCTCGGCGTTCTCGGCACTCTCGACGTTCTGGCTGCGCAGGGCGGTTCGCCGCTCGGCGCGGCGCGCCGCCTCGGCCGCGTTCGCCTGGGCCTGCACCAGACGCGCCTTCGCGAGGCCGACGTTGGCCTCGGCCTGCAGGAGCAGCACGCGCTGGTCGTCGTCGATGAGACGGGCGACGACCTGGCCCGCGTCCACCGAGTCGCCCTCCTCGACGAAGACCTCGGCGAGGCGACCGGTCGTGCGCGCGGCCACCGAGGCGGCGTGGCGGGCCTCGACGTAGCCGTTGGCCGTGAGCAGGGCGCCCCCCTCCTCCACCGGCGTGCCGCCCCCCGCGCGCACTGTGGCCACGCCGACCGTCGCCGGCCGCGTGAGGAGAAAGAGCAGGACGACGACCAGGAGCAGGCCGCCGAGCACCCAGGGCCAGCGCGGCCGGCGGCGGCGGGCGCGGCGGCGCTCGGCCTCGCTGATGCGCAGGCGCGCGAGGTCGGCGCCGCCTGCGGTCGCCGGGACGGAGCTCTCGGGGGCGTTCACATTGCTCATGGAGGCAGCTCTCCGGGGTCTTGGCCAGGGAGGGCGACACTCTAGCGAATCGCGCACACCTGGATCAAGGACGCCGTGGCGGGACACCGTAGCCGCCGCCGACCGACTCCCCGTGCCTGCCCCGCGCGAGGGCCGGCCGGGTGCCGTCATCCGGCCACGCCTTCCCGCCGCGCTCCATGCCGCTCTGCCCTTGCAACGGGACTGACGGCCGGCTAGCTTGACCCTTCCCTCTCACGCACCGATGCTCCTGGCGCCTCATCCAAAGGAGTCCAGCCATGTCCACGGCCCGTCCGTCCGCCCCGCGCCCGCTGCGGCCGGGGAGCCTTCGCTTGCTCGCCGCGATCCTCCTGCTTCCCCTCCTCGCGGCGCCGGCCCGCGCCGATCAACGTCACTTCGCGTGGACCTATGAGGCGCAGACCCTGGCAGCGGGCGAAGCCGAGATCGAGAGCTACACCACTCTCTCCAGCGCCGAGCTCGGGGAGGCGACCGGGCGAACGGCGACGAACCTCCAACTCGAACTCGAGGTGGGGATGACCGACCGCTTCGACTTCGGCCTGTACCAGGTCTTCGATCAGGAGCCCGACCAGGGGCTGGTCTACGCCGGCTACAAGCTCCGCTTTCGCTACAGACTCGGAGAGCCGGAGCGGCGACCTTTCGCCGCCGTCGCCTACCTGGAGTACAAGGGCCTGCCGGACTACTCGCGGCACGCCTTCGAAGTGAAGGGCATCGCCGCGCGCGACTTCGGCAGCTTTCGCCTCGCTCTCAATCCGGCGCTCGAGTTCGAGCAGGAGGGCAGCGAATGGAAGATGGAACCCGAGTACGCGGCCGGCGCAGCCTGGCTGTCCGGCGACTTGCTCAGCCTCGGTCTCGAAGTCAGGGGGAGCGAAGAGGCGCACTACCTGGGACCGGTGATCGGACACGGAGCCGGCGACCTCTGGGTCGCGCTGGGGGCGGCCGTCCGTGTGAGCGGAGACGCGGCCACGACGGCCGAGGTGGAGACCCGACTGCTGGTTGGCTTCGAGATTCGGTGAAAATGCCCCCGCGGGCGGCTACCAGCGGGGGCCTATGGCGGTGGAGGCGGCGGGAATCGAACCCGCGTCCGAAGAAACGTCCACCAGAGCGTCTACAGGCGTAGTTCGCAGCTTTGGGTCTCGCCGCGCGCGAGGACGGCGAACGA contains the following coding sequences:
- a CDS encoding efflux RND transporter periplasmic adaptor subunit, with protein sequence MTAPGRPSRGAGTGSRSAAATVSRHGVLDPGVRDSLECRPPWPRPRRAASMSNVNAPESSVPATAGGADLARLRISEAERRRARRRRPRWPWVLGGLLLVVVLLFLLTRPATVGVATVRAGGGTPVEEGGALLTANGYVEARHAASVAARTTGRLAEVFVEEGDSVDAGQVVARLIDDDQRVLLLQAEANVGLAKARLVQAQANAAEAARRAERRTALRSQNVESAENAEAAETAAATARAEVAAAEAALRVAEANREAARLELDKTKITAPFAGVVLRKDAEIGEIVGPIMTSNTARAGAVVTIADLGTLEVGVDVNESYIARLAVGGPADIVLDAHPELHFPATIRTIYPSADRDRATIPVRVAFSQGDPRIRPDLGAKVSFLERPVAGGIRVIPKQLRVPRAALHERDGETIVWVLREGRLRANVVTLGEGAGDEVAVLSGLAEGDQVLTSDLRAARDP